One stretch of Armatimonadota bacterium DNA includes these proteins:
- a CDS encoding NERD domain-containing protein, with product MGAKHIRCGRFANLSEREATEWLLARLIGLGTKDSWVLLSNLSISPNSSRLADELDLVVIGPTGIHLIEVKHWDKEYLKRDPDRMVDFEADKLNDKARRLKGVVSGLHKFDVGFVAGKLLLTRGEGEKFQESTGRRRVRGIEVFGRPEWRALLDIDGTAALSDQQVTAICKSLQPLAGAALDESLHTFMDYGELTPLPSPYAPFHQVYRGRRKPSRDRIVLHLFDLSASPDRNAPALARREFEAMQRLQKSPWLPSILDSFQYAPAYPGEIAFFSYLDTEAASLRERATDTAWDFSGRLHSALRCVDALLSLHEPDGIATDAPFLHRNLNPDSVRVRSNGEPLFTQLQSARIPGAVTVGPAFATQMSEHIFFTAPEIREAGLGAASTASDVYALCATLLVVFESLDDPLAPQVCATLQNGLVEAPDARCTLHSLRDMLETIKSLTNEVSDEAPAENQLEPPSISVAYWDEDTVRPLHGRYYRIITRLGSGGVGTTFKVVETDRTGTEEKAGPYVAKVFTNPALSDAAIRAYNRVRANTDDPALAGVLEVAPNWKPDAISALLHWVHGESLHDLIGVLPIHLEDLGESSVEESVLRWACDLCEGLSRLHQAGLAHGDVSPRNIIVNGGSVTLTDYDLVAESGSRPLGGTAAYCAPNVETRVSLTLSDDLFALTASLFHALFDRRPFDYDGVSQKGRGLNWEGIVRDDWPRLSNFFDRATDPDPAHRFSDARDALAFLRALTVPTSRNPHIPTTADPTQVWTEQHVPWLGQLLQGYPGSPLHGNVETRGLDSEFARATYVETALDKMIADEIRSRKISLVILCGNAGDGKTAFLQNLAANLRLPPVASAQRIWNEVLPDGLQLYANLDGSAAYQGRSANSLLNELFAPFTTPDFPVARTHLVAINDGPLLAWLIEAERSYLTDQLEAGLQAESGEGLDSRIRFVDLNARSLVGDGSSFSGAPRTEFLGTLMSRMLGEVETWKACETCSAQSRCSARHSVLLLQDPEVGLLIRERLTRALQAVHQRGEIHITARELRAALTYIFFGIHDCGDLHTDPALQPPAYYDRAFDPNVLHRQGELLSELRVLDPALDTQPPIDRELLREGMEEGNGLPLRSLRRRAYFEWPTERIQQVGGDESALTLARGRHLATFLRAAAGTDAERAEICIDLCSGIAHLEALPAREAQFDLKFVPLKITPRTPTETTFWINKRRERFKLYPRASRAVPGIDSLPTHLVLSYEFENGHKEELIIGGELFHLLLELKEGYQLTDAQSDDIFANLMIFKQRLTQEGDRGLFASNPQQGHQVFSVRIDRCDGNQKIILAPIKLQVEERD from the coding sequence GTGGGCGCGAAGCATATTCGTTGTGGAAGGTTCGCGAATCTCAGCGAGCGCGAAGCGACCGAGTGGCTGCTTGCTCGACTTATCGGGTTGGGTACTAAGGACTCATGGGTTCTTCTCTCCAATTTGTCTATTTCCCCTAACTCCTCAAGATTAGCGGACGAACTTGACCTCGTTGTGATTGGTCCGACGGGTATCCACTTAATCGAAGTTAAGCACTGGGATAAGGAATATCTAAAGCGTGACCCCGATCGCATGGTCGATTTCGAGGCAGATAAGCTAAATGACAAAGCCAGACGCCTAAAGGGAGTAGTTAGTGGTCTCCATAAGTTTGACGTAGGCTTTGTCGCGGGCAAGTTGCTGCTGACCAGGGGCGAAGGCGAGAAGTTCCAGGAATCGACCGGGCGACGACGTGTTCGCGGTATTGAAGTGTTCGGACGCCCTGAATGGCGTGCATTACTAGATATAGACGGCACCGCCGCTCTAAGCGATCAACAAGTCACTGCCATTTGCAAATCGCTCCAACCGCTTGCGGGTGCAGCATTGGATGAGTCCTTGCACACATTCATGGACTACGGTGAACTCACACCTCTGCCATCTCCATACGCTCCCTTTCATCAGGTATATCGCGGGCGGCGCAAGCCATCTCGCGATCGAATAGTCCTACACCTTTTCGACCTGTCGGCGAGCCCGGACCGCAACGCTCCTGCGCTTGCTAGGCGCGAGTTCGAGGCTATGCAGAGACTTCAAAAGTCGCCGTGGCTTCCTAGCATCCTCGACTCATTCCAATATGCGCCGGCATATCCTGGTGAGATTGCCTTCTTTTCCTATTTGGATACCGAAGCGGCGAGCCTACGTGAGCGGGCAACAGACACGGCATGGGACTTTTCTGGTCGCCTGCACTCAGCCTTGCGGTGTGTGGATGCTCTATTGAGCCTTCATGAACCAGACGGTATTGCGACAGATGCTCCATTTCTTCATCGGAACCTAAATCCGGATAGCGTTCGTGTTCGTTCAAACGGAGAGCCACTCTTTACGCAGCTTCAATCTGCCCGAATACCTGGTGCTGTGACGGTTGGGCCCGCGTTTGCCACACAGATGTCGGAGCACATTTTTTTTACGGCGCCTGAAATCCGAGAAGCAGGACTTGGGGCCGCGTCCACAGCCTCGGATGTTTACGCCCTTTGTGCAACCCTTTTGGTAGTATTCGAAAGTCTCGATGACCCGCTTGCGCCGCAGGTCTGTGCCACGCTCCAGAACGGTTTGGTAGAGGCTCCGGACGCTAGATGCACGCTCCATTCCTTGCGTGATATGTTGGAGACCATTAAATCACTTACGAATGAGGTGTCAGACGAGGCTCCTGCTGAAAATCAGCTCGAGCCTCCTAGTATTAGCGTTGCCTATTGGGATGAGGACACTGTTCGTCCGCTTCACGGACGCTACTATCGCATCATAACTCGTCTTGGTTCCGGAGGCGTGGGGACTACATTTAAGGTAGTTGAAACCGACCGCACTGGCACTGAAGAGAAAGCAGGTCCCTATGTGGCAAAGGTCTTCACGAATCCGGCGCTCAGTGATGCAGCTATCCGAGCGTATAACCGCGTCCGTGCCAACACGGACGATCCGGCACTTGCGGGAGTTCTAGAGGTTGCGCCGAACTGGAAACCAGACGCGATCTCAGCCCTTCTCCATTGGGTACACGGCGAGTCACTTCACGATCTAATTGGCGTACTTCCAATCCACCTTGAAGACTTAGGGGAGAGCTCGGTTGAGGAGAGTGTGCTTCGTTGGGCATGTGATCTCTGCGAAGGGCTTTCGCGCTTACATCAAGCAGGTTTGGCTCACGGCGATGTGAGCCCACGGAACATAATTGTCAATGGAGGCAGTGTTACGCTCACTGACTATGATCTTGTGGCGGAGAGTGGTAGCCGTCCGCTCGGTGGGACCGCCGCCTATTGTGCCCCAAACGTTGAAACTCGCGTGTCCCTAACTCTCTCCGACGATCTCTTCGCTCTTACCGCCTCGCTGTTTCACGCGCTCTTCGACCGGAGACCATTTGATTACGATGGAGTATCCCAGAAGGGAAGAGGATTGAACTGGGAAGGCATCGTCCGCGACGACTGGCCCCGTCTTTCCAACTTTTTCGACCGCGCGACTGATCCCGACCCCGCGCATCGCTTCTCAGACGCAAGGGACGCGCTCGCTTTCCTGCGAGCACTAACAGTTCCTACATCCAGAAATCCGCACATTCCCACAACCGCCGATCCGACTCAAGTGTGGACCGAACAACATGTTCCATGGCTCGGTCAACTGCTGCAAGGATACCCCGGCTCTCCGCTTCATGGAAATGTTGAAACACGCGGACTGGACAGCGAGTTCGCTCGTGCGACGTACGTAGAAACAGCGCTCGACAAGATGATAGCTGACGAAATCAGGTCGCGTAAGATTAGCTTGGTAATTCTCTGCGGTAACGCAGGAGACGGCAAAACTGCATTCCTTCAGAATTTAGCGGCAAACCTCAGACTTCCACCGGTCGCCTCGGCGCAACGCATATGGAATGAGGTTCTCCCTGATGGACTTCAGCTCTATGCCAACCTCGATGGTTCCGCTGCGTATCAGGGTCGATCAGCCAATAGCCTACTCAATGAACTGTTTGCTCCATTTACAACTCCAGATTTTCCGGTCGCCAGAACACACCTGGTGGCCATTAACGACGGCCCTTTGCTCGCATGGTTGATTGAAGCCGAACGGAGTTACCTGACCGACCAACTTGAAGCAGGTTTGCAGGCTGAGTCGGGTGAAGGGCTAGATTCGCGTATTCGGTTCGTGGACCTCAACGCTCGCTCGCTGGTTGGAGACGGATCATCCTTTAGCGGTGCCCCTCGCACCGAGTTCTTAGGCACACTGATGAGTCGAATGCTTGGCGAAGTTGAAACATGGAAGGCATGTGAGACTTGTTCAGCGCAATCCCGATGCTCGGCGCGGCACTCCGTTCTGTTGCTCCAAGACCCAGAAGTTGGTCTTCTCATTCGCGAACGACTAACGCGAGCTCTTCAGGCTGTTCATCAGCGAGGTGAAATCCACATAACTGCTCGTGAGCTGCGCGCGGCACTTACCTACATCTTTTTCGGCATACATGACTGCGGAGACCTTCACACTGATCCCGCTTTGCAACCTCCAGCGTACTACGATCGAGCATTCGACCCAAACGTACTTCACCGACAGGGCGAGCTTCTTTCTGAACTCCGCGTACTTGACCCCGCCCTTGATACTCAGCCACCTATTGATAGGGAGCTATTGCGGGAGGGAATGGAGGAAGGCAATGGGTTGCCGCTCCGTTCACTACGTCGCCGAGCCTATTTCGAATGGCCCACCGAACGTATTCAGCAAGTGGGGGGAGACGAGTCAGCGCTCACGCTCGCAAGGGGGAGACATCTTGCCACGTTCCTGCGCGCGGCCGCTGGAACGGATGCGGAACGGGCGGAAATATGCATCGACCTTTGTTCGGGCATTGCCCACCTTGAGGCTCTGCCGGCACGGGAGGCCCAATTTGACCTGAAGTTCGTCCCACTCAAGATCACACCGCGCACCCCGACCGAGACGACTTTTTGGATAAATAAACGGCGTGAGCGCTTTAAGCTCTACCCGCGGGCATCGCGCGCCGTTCCGGGGATCGATTCACTTCCGACGCATCTCGTACTTTCGTATGAATTCGAAAACGGCCACAAGGAGGAGCTGATTATTGGTGGCGAGCTTTTCCACTTGCTCTTGGAATTGAAAGAAGGCTACCAGTTGACTGACGCCCAATCGGACGACATATTTGCCAACCTCATGATTTTCAAGCAGCGACTAACGCAGGAAGGAGATCGCGGTCTCTTCGCATCTAATCCTCAACAGGGACATCAGGTTTTCAGCGTGAGAATTGACAGGTGCGACGGGAATCAAAAGATCATTCTGGCGCCTATCAAGCTTCAAGTTGAGGAACGAGACTAA
- a CDS encoding type IV secretion system DNA-binding domain-containing protein, which yields MSEITSEGMLSEVHTRSLREAFCSLLGSPSEGTMAFARCLSPETVAALTAITPLEIPGWEVYGVVGEDVTGARQITADQAIDLREAKRDSILLLVDIHSAGAGIYGIYSAVREIGERDLFTAAIAATKKLLSRTDRSFAEEACRRGRRLGRLNAISPWREFDFYASCAGNPSSIGAEVSRLGLWPIANREGGSKSEDLERSAVIVERLLLSSSATLTARARVDTLLLPAEDRVRAVELEKFLRDTDGLRWTDAILRARYHPAVWLNAINPGFDSQQLKSIEIVSWRSRPDADPLKWSGLRCGPEGVLQFILSVDERESEQCRLTVRWKVAPPGLDAGAITYKIAVVTGQRSELASREVSHTGKETQQCVFSGADFADLDTDGKWEVKIVVHPVGESEPSPFDERDSLRWKESEEFILQFGHSDDPHAAVGLGRRVRALVEEAVKLNQDEFALACTTSITEDRQSCIGYRIAGRSARVFRPPMLRAIEEEWYARDGRAGRWRVRVREDGTPLRPPEFVEMSQQALQDSSWRRMEDTSRLLSQRAKGRGGLLGLIHHDSERTTDYVNAWATALEAALSAGREDLTLVHTLEVQSLDGTVRGLIVLPSHPLRIAWHQAYDELGYYMRYQEKLKAAEVVKTLHELDGSFIPAFLPGLNMGEVFVFGDTLGFYTVAMTLHDEPEPQATIALLARCLASSREEFALSVGSTAAQALSREITKYADLHDEFDPLHIHALRPGDGFMVAQALGQTLRPNELSGRPIDDIDDESNEARVAAVPTGRLTGPGFRLNLFPSAASRDASLSGRFLAEIAERRRAGAGAVPAEDRWMLETYEKEGITQPRLKWARRDHSEPREPAHLALAFDTFDSSIETVPVSSLHEARPLEAFGMVPGIARVFSFRPTPTWITMVAPNVDGEKHPHARVLTDRLLRLHAVILRLVAANLGGGVDSWPTLKTHISADKADSVRRLHELSDWVVTVDRNAGIEYFDAPKEAGDIYETYVIDCVPERQDLDFIQLVTSTSKIDEVMRLLDRALADMNLSSSPRNCAFLLDRLKAISGRLAMRFSSRGSDRGELISLALFADNCLRADDDLAVWPSLFRGFLVPLDDVRDLLFGDGRIPQGEFYESAEQPGHLRADLVHISTSRRGLLQFQFIEVKYRRLLRSALDPALRAYIRKQLGHTRQQWMQSYFSPTLSPTQAAIRRKKLARALRFYADKARRHSLNEEGHKRILTAIDRLYRSDAEVSGDVLEDRGYIFCPERSGGAMEVDFDGASRIYLFGHEGMPDAVPSAAFIPIAPSTAEPLVAIPHSYGIGDESIDASSQVHDMEGTSARVGPDHSLDLALPDHQSEDSAEIHPQSDLAAPFQLGAGSLLLGNAFVGGTRVNWNVSVHSNPHLMIVGQPGTGKTYCLVRLCRQLRKLGIAPVIFDFHGDIEERLASEGETLRFSDLEKGIGFNPMRVVRTGENAWIDNVADLRDIFAAIYPDLGDLQTHEIREAIKESYRECGFGQSTGMSSPGIQEPPSFQRFYDILTEKPKPNIGVLARLGELNDYGFFRNTDSPSTLLDTRDPTIVRLYRTQNEVLQNALASFVLFNLYQNMFLRGPQHTLTHSILFDEAHRASHLKLIPTMAKECRKYGLAMIVASQEAKDFNVSLFSAISNYLILRVTEIDAKFLARTVGANAETHALASRLKSLADRTALFFSPGKRPTGIELQE from the coding sequence ATGTCTGAAATAACCTCAGAAGGCATGTTGTCTGAAGTGCACACTCGGTCACTGCGCGAAGCTTTTTGCTCGCTCCTCGGATCCCCGTCTGAAGGAACGATGGCTTTCGCGCGATGCCTATCGCCCGAAACAGTCGCGGCTCTGACCGCCATAACCCCACTTGAGATACCGGGATGGGAGGTTTATGGCGTCGTTGGCGAAGATGTAACAGGCGCTCGGCAGATTACCGCCGATCAGGCAATAGACTTGCGCGAGGCTAAACGCGATAGCATTCTGCTACTAGTAGATATTCACTCCGCGGGTGCCGGAATATATGGCATCTATAGCGCTGTTCGTGAAATCGGAGAGCGAGACTTGTTTACGGCTGCCATCGCCGCAACTAAGAAGCTCCTTTCACGAACTGACCGGTCCTTCGCTGAGGAGGCCTGCCGTCGTGGTCGCAGGCTGGGCCGGCTCAACGCCATCTCGCCCTGGCGAGAATTCGATTTTTATGCGTCATGTGCAGGTAACCCATCTTCAATTGGAGCCGAGGTCTCACGACTCGGCCTGTGGCCAATTGCCAATAGAGAAGGTGGTAGCAAGAGTGAGGACCTCGAACGCTCCGCAGTCATTGTGGAACGTCTCCTACTTTCCTCTAGCGCTACACTCACAGCTCGGGCGCGTGTTGACACGCTTCTCTTACCCGCTGAGGACAGGGTTAGGGCAGTAGAGTTGGAGAAGTTTCTCCGTGACACAGACGGGCTCAGATGGACCGATGCGATTTTGCGAGCACGATACCATCCAGCAGTTTGGCTTAACGCGATCAATCCTGGATTTGACAGCCAGCAATTGAAATCAATAGAAATAGTAAGCTGGCGTTCAAGACCCGATGCTGACCCTCTCAAGTGGTCCGGATTACGGTGTGGGCCGGAAGGCGTACTTCAGTTCATTCTAAGCGTGGACGAACGAGAAAGCGAGCAATGTCGCCTAACTGTACGATGGAAGGTGGCCCCTCCCGGTTTGGACGCTGGCGCGATCACTTACAAAATTGCAGTTGTGACAGGACAACGAAGCGAACTTGCTTCACGTGAGGTTAGCCACACCGGCAAGGAAACTCAGCAATGCGTTTTTTCCGGAGCGGACTTTGCCGACCTGGATACCGACGGAAAATGGGAGGTGAAAATCGTTGTCCATCCCGTCGGTGAGTCGGAACCCAGCCCATTCGATGAACGCGATTCATTGCGGTGGAAAGAGAGCGAGGAGTTTATTCTGCAATTTGGTCATTCGGATGATCCTCACGCGGCAGTTGGACTTGGGCGAAGAGTCCGTGCGCTGGTCGAGGAAGCAGTTAAACTCAACCAAGACGAATTCGCTCTTGCGTGCACGACGTCAATCACAGAAGACCGACAAAGCTGCATCGGCTACCGTATAGCAGGGCGAAGCGCGCGCGTCTTTCGACCACCAATGTTAAGAGCCATTGAGGAAGAGTGGTACGCTCGCGATGGCCGCGCTGGCCGATGGCGTGTCCGTGTGCGAGAAGACGGGACACCACTACGACCACCAGAATTCGTCGAAATGTCTCAGCAAGCACTGCAGGATAGTTCGTGGCGCAGAATGGAGGACACCTCTCGTCTGCTTTCGCAACGCGCGAAAGGTCGCGGTGGCTTACTCGGTTTGATACACCATGACAGTGAGCGTACTACAGACTACGTCAATGCGTGGGCGACCGCTTTAGAAGCCGCACTTAGTGCCGGCAGAGAAGACCTGACTCTGGTTCACACGTTGGAAGTTCAGTCACTGGACGGCACGGTACGTGGACTGATCGTATTACCCTCTCATCCACTTCGAATCGCATGGCATCAGGCATATGATGAATTGGGCTATTACATGCGATATCAAGAGAAATTGAAAGCAGCAGAAGTTGTTAAGACACTTCACGAGTTGGACGGCAGCTTCATTCCGGCCTTTTTGCCGGGGCTCAACATGGGCGAGGTTTTCGTATTTGGGGACACACTTGGATTCTACACGGTTGCTATGACGCTCCATGATGAACCGGAGCCGCAAGCCACGATTGCGCTACTTGCTCGCTGCCTCGCCTCTTCCCGCGAGGAGTTTGCCCTGTCAGTTGGATCGACGGCGGCACAAGCTCTTTCGCGCGAGATCACCAAGTACGCTGACCTCCACGATGAATTTGACCCACTGCATATTCATGCACTGCGCCCTGGCGACGGCTTCATGGTGGCTCAGGCACTTGGTCAGACCCTGCGTCCTAATGAACTTTCTGGCAGACCGATCGACGATATCGATGACGAGAGCAATGAAGCCCGTGTTGCGGCCGTACCTACGGGGCGTCTGACCGGTCCGGGTTTTCGCCTCAATCTCTTCCCGAGTGCGGCATCTCGCGATGCGAGCCTATCAGGCCGATTTCTAGCAGAAATCGCTGAGCGAAGACGTGCTGGTGCCGGTGCGGTTCCCGCTGAAGATCGGTGGATGTTGGAGACATATGAGAAAGAGGGTATCACGCAGCCACGATTGAAATGGGCGCGGCGCGATCACTCAGAGCCCCGCGAACCTGCACACCTCGCGTTAGCATTCGACACATTTGACTCAAGCATTGAGACAGTTCCCGTTTCGTCCCTTCATGAAGCGCGACCGCTTGAAGCGTTCGGGATGGTCCCCGGAATCGCCAGGGTTTTCTCATTCCGACCGACACCGACCTGGATCACGATGGTTGCCCCAAATGTTGATGGTGAAAAGCACCCGCACGCCCGAGTTCTCACCGATCGGCTTCTGCGTCTTCACGCCGTTATTCTGCGTCTTGTGGCCGCCAATCTGGGCGGCGGAGTTGATTCTTGGCCGACCCTCAAAACGCATATATCAGCTGATAAAGCGGATTCAGTTCGTCGCCTACACGAGTTGAGCGACTGGGTGGTTACAGTGGACCGGAACGCGGGTATTGAGTACTTCGATGCACCAAAGGAGGCAGGCGACATCTATGAGACCTACGTGATAGATTGCGTCCCGGAGAGACAAGACCTCGACTTCATCCAGCTCGTCACTTCCACAAGCAAGATTGACGAAGTCATGCGGCTCCTGGATCGAGCTCTTGCGGATATGAATCTCAGTAGCAGTCCGCGCAATTGTGCTTTCTTGCTTGATCGACTTAAGGCCATAAGCGGTCGACTTGCGATGCGGTTTTCCAGCCGCGGGTCAGACCGGGGCGAATTGATTTCGCTGGCTCTCTTTGCGGATAACTGTCTCCGGGCAGACGACGACTTAGCGGTATGGCCATCATTGTTCCGTGGGTTTCTAGTTCCGCTTGACGATGTTCGAGACCTACTATTTGGCGACGGCCGCATTCCACAAGGTGAGTTTTATGAGTCAGCAGAACAACCCGGCCACCTACGTGCAGACCTCGTACACATCTCTACTTCACGACGCGGGTTGCTTCAATTTCAGTTTATCGAGGTCAAGTATCGGCGCTTGCTTCGGTCAGCATTGGATCCTGCCCTGCGAGCTTACATCCGGAAACAATTAGGACACACCCGGCAACAATGGATGCAGAGCTATTTTAGCCCGACCCTCAGCCCAACACAGGCCGCAATTCGGCGCAAGAAACTCGCGCGAGCGCTACGCTTCTACGCAGACAAGGCCCGTCGTCACTCACTGAATGAAGAAGGACATAAACGCATTCTCACAGCGATTGACAGGCTTTACCGTTCGGATGCGGAAGTATCGGGTGATGTTCTTGAGGACCGCGGGTACATATTCTGCCCTGAGCGGTCAGGTGGCGCGATGGAGGTGGATTTCGATGGCGCGAGCCGCATTTATCTATTTGGTCACGAAGGAATGCCAGACGCGGTTCCTAGCGCGGCTTTCATACCAATTGCGCCTTCAACGGCCGAACCACTAGTTGCCATTCCACACTCATATGGAATTGGTGATGAAAGCATAGATGCTTCATCTCAGGTCCATGACATGGAAGGAACAAGTGCGAGGGTAGGCCCCGACCATTCCCTCGATTTGGCGCTGCCAGACCATCAGAGTGAGGATTCCGCAGAAATACACCCGCAATCCGACCTCGCCGCTCCTTTCCAGCTTGGTGCAGGGAGTCTGCTGCTCGGAAATGCATTCGTGGGAGGCACACGTGTTAACTGGAACGTCTCTGTTCACAGTAATCCGCATCTGATGATCGTGGGGCAACCTGGCACTGGAAAGACATATTGCCTAGTCCGTCTTTGCCGCCAGCTTCGCAAGTTAGGAATAGCACCTGTCATCTTTGACTTCCACGGCGACATCGAGGAACGACTCGCTTCAGAAGGCGAAACTTTGCGTTTTTCAGACCTGGAGAAGGGAATTGGCTTCAACCCGATGCGCGTTGTCCGAACGGGTGAGAACGCCTGGATAGACAACGTAGCTGATCTTCGCGATATCTTCGCGGCCATTTATCCCGACCTTGGAGATCTGCAAACTCATGAAATCCGCGAAGCGATAAAGGAAAGCTACCGCGAATGTGGCTTTGGCCAATCGACGGGGATGAGCAGTCCCGGTATTCAGGAGCCGCCTAGCTTTCAACGTTTCTATGACATTCTCACCGAAAAGCCGAAACCGAATATCGGTGTCCTCGCTCGCCTCGGCGAGTTAAATGACTATGGCTTTTTCCGCAACACGGATTCTCCTTCGACATTACTCGATACGCGAGATCCAACGATCGTCCGTCTATATCGTACACAGAATGAGGTACTTCAGAACGCGCTGGCCTCGTTCGTGCTGTTCAACCTCTACCAAAACATGTTTCTAAGAGGACCTCAGCACACCCTTACGCATTCAATTCTCTTTGATGAAGCCCATCGGGCGAGCCACCTCAAGCTCATACCAACGATGGCGAAAGAGTGCCGCAAATATGGCCTCGCAATGATCGTGGCATCACAGGAGGCCAAGGATTTCAACGTCTCACTTTTCTCCGCCATTTCAAACTACCTTATACTGCGAGTCACAGAAATCGACGCGAAGTTCCTAGCTCGCACCGTTGGAGCAAATGCGGAAACGCATGCGCTTGCGAGTCGCCTGAAGTCACTTGCAGATCGCACGGCGCTCTTTTTCAGCCCCGGAAAGCGTCCAACTGGAATTGAACTACAGGAGTAG